From Coffea arabica cultivar ET-39 chromosome 2e, Coffea Arabica ET-39 HiFi, whole genome shotgun sequence, the proteins below share one genomic window:
- the LOC113730598 gene encoding uncharacterized protein isoform X1 — protein sequence MNQSYQNTAPPDLAHLQATMRTIELACSSIQMHVNPSAAEATILSLSQSPQPYQACQFILENSQMPNARFQAAGAIRDAAIREWGFLSTDDKKGLISFCLCFVMQHASSAEGYVQAKVASVAAQLLKRGWLEFTAADKGTFFSQVNQAVAGSHGLDMQFAGIIFLESLVSEFSPSTSTAMGLPKEFHDQCQTSLELDYLKSLYGWAQDAASSVTNRIIASDSAIPEAKVCSAALRLMLQILNWDFRCSKSTVEIGRRGMGVLGVKNDSYSARKTECNLVQPGPSWCDVLITSGHVGWLLRLYGALRQKFSCKGYWLDCPLAVSARKLIVQFCSLTGNIFPADNGHMQGQHLLQLLSGVVEWIDPPDAVAKSIQNGKSDSELLDGCHALLSMAAVTSPLMFDQLLKPIRPYGTLHLLYALMSEVVKDIMENHTEEETWSWVARDVLLDTWTTILMLLDSTSRDALLPSEGISAAANLFALIVESELKAASASAFSDDNDADYFQASITAMDERLSSYALVARAALDATVPLLVRLFSERFARLHQGRGICDPTQILEELYSLLLITGHVLADEWQGETPLVPMAIQTQFMDVVESENHPVVVLSGSIIRFSEQSLDTEMRTSFFSPRLMEAVIWFLARWSCTYLMPHEESKGNNLTIDNFKERQPESELSKKMLFSVFGDNDQGKFVLDVIVRIATVSLVSYPGEKNLQELTCNQLLHGLARRKNVRVHLLNLDSWRNLANAFTNERILLSLNPVHQRSLAQTLALSASGMRNSEESNQFIRNVASHMTTYLLQLSVKDDLKKVAQQPDIILLVSCLLERLRGVASASEPRIQKAIYEMGFSVLNPILIFLDIYKHESVVVYLLLKFVVDWVDGQIIYLEAHETAAVIDFSMRLLQSYSSHNIGKISVSVSSSLRSEEDTEKYKDLRALLQLLASLCTKDMVDFSSEPVESHGTSISKVVYMGLHIVTPLITLELLKYPKLCHDYFSLLSHLLEVYPEMVMQLNNEAFIHIVGTLDFGLHHQDSEVVDLCLRALKALSSYHYKETGAGKSGLGSYASGYEDLAGNSQEGILGRFLHSLLQFLVFGDYSNDLVSAAADALLPLILCEQSIYQRLANELIESQGNPAFRSRLANAFQFLTSANNLSSTLDRRNYQKFRKNLQSFLVEVRGFLRTI from the exons ATGAATCAAAGCTACCAGAATACTGCACCGCCGGATTTGGCTCATCTGCAAGCCACCATGCGTACTATCGAGCTCGCCTGCAGTTCCATACAG ATGCATGTCAATCCATCGGCAGCTGAGGCAACTATTTTGTCATTAAGCCAATCTCCTCAACCATATCAGGCATGCCAATTTATCCTCG AAAATTCTCAGATGCCAAATGCAAGGTTTCAGGCAGCTGGAGCGATTCGGGATGCAGCTATCAGAGAATGGGGTTTCCTATCAACTGATGATAAGAAAGGACTGATAAG CTTTTGTCTGTGCTTTGTAATGCAACATGCCAGTTCAGCTGAAGGCTATGTCCAAGCAAAAGTTGCCTCTGTGGCTGCACAATTGTTGAAGAGGGGTTG GCTAGAATTCACAGCTGCTGACAAGGGAACTTTTTTTTCTCAG GTCAATCAGGCTGTTGCTGGAAGCCATGGTCTTGATATGCAGTTTGCTGGAATAATTTTTCTGGAATCCTTG GTTTCTGAGTTTTCACCCTCTACCTCAACTGCTATGGGCCTTCCCAAAGAGTTTCACGATCAGTGTCAAACATCTTTGGAGCTGGATTATTTGAAG AGCTTATATGGCTGGGCTCAAGATGCTGCTTCAAGTGTCACAAATAGAATAATTGCATCTGACTCTGCCATACCTGAAGCAAAGGTGTGTTCTGCAGCACTCCGTCTTATGCTTCAAATCTTGAACTGGGATTTCCGGTGCAGCAAAAGTACAGTTGAGATTGGCAGGAGAGGCATGGGCGTGTTAGGAGTCAAGAATGACAGCTATTCTGCCAGAAAAACTGAATGTAATTTAGTGCAG CCTGGTCCATCTTGGTGTGATGTGCTCATAACAAGTGGTCATGTTGGATGGCTTTTGAGACTATATGGTGCTTTGCGTCAGAAATTCTCATGTAAAGGTTATTGGCTCGATTGTCCTCTTGCTGTTTCAGCTAGGAAACTCATAGTACAATTCTGCTCCTTGACAGGCAACATATTTCCAGCTG ATAATGGGCACATGCAAGGTCAGCACTTGCTCCAACTGCTCTCTGGGGTTGTAGAATGGATAGACCCTCCTGATGCGGTTGCAAAATCCattcaaaatggaaaaagtGACAG TGAGTTGCTTGATGGATGTCACGCACTTCTATCTATGGCAGCTGTAACTTCTCCACTGATGTTTGACCAACTCTTAAAACCTATAAG GCCTTATGGAACTCTTCATCTTCTGTATGCTTTGATGAGTGAGGTCGTTAAAGACATTATGGAAAATCACACTGAAGAAGAAACATGGAGTTGGGTCGCACGTGATGTCTTGCTAGATACCTGGACAACTATTCTGATG CTATTGGATAGTACTAGTCGTGATGCTTTGCTTCCATCAGAAGGGATCAGTGCCGCTGCCAATCTTTTTGCCTTGATTGTAGAGTCTGAGTTAAAGG CTGCCTCTGCATCTGCCTTCAGTGATGACAATGATGCCGATTACTTTCAGGCTTCCATTACTG ctATGGATGAAAGACTAAGCTCCTACGCTCTTGTTGCTCGAGCAGCTCTAGATGCAACAGTTCCTTTGCTAGTGAGACTTTTTTCTGAGCGTTTTGCAAGGCTTCATCAG GGCAGAGGCATTTGTGATCCAACTCAGATATTGGAAGAGCTTTACTCACTTTTACTGATAACCGGGCATGTTCTGGCTGATGAATGGCAGGGTGAAACACCATTG GTTCCAATGGCTATACAAACCCAATTTATGGATGTGGTGGAATCAGAAAATCATCCAGTTGTTGTACTTTCTGG ATCGATTATAAGGTTCTCGGAACAAAGTTTAGATACAGAGATGAGAACATCATTCTTCAGTCCTCGGCTTATGGAG GCAGTCATTTGGTTCCTGGCAAGATGGTCCTGTACTTATTTGATGCCTCATGAAGAAAGTAAAGGAAATAACCTCACCATTGATAATTTCAAGGAAAGACAACCTGAGTCAGAACTGTCCAAGAAAATGTTGTTTAGTGTTTTTGGAGACAATGATCAGGGAAAATTTGTTCTTGATGTGATTGTTCGCATTGCAACTGTCTCACTTGTCTCTTATCCTGGAGAAAAGAATTTACAG gaacTTACCTGTAACCAGTTGCTTCACGGACTTGCTCGACGAAAAAATGTTCGTGTACACCTTCTTAATTTG GATTCCTGGCGCAATTTAGCAAATGCTTTTACTAATGAGAGAATTCTGTTATCGCTGAATCCTGTTCATCAG CGTTCACTGGCTCAAACCCTTGCTCTCTCAGCATCTGGAATGAGAAATTCTGAGGAGTCAAACCA ATTTATAAGAAATGTAGCAAGCCACATGACAACTTATCTACTGCAACTCTCAGTAAAAGATGATCTGAAAAAGGTTGCCCAACAGCCAGATATTATTTTGCTG GTGAGTTGTTTGTTGGAGCGGCTTCGTGGGGTTGCCAGTGCTTCCGAACCTCGTATTCAGAAGGCCATTTATGAGATGGGTTTCTCTGTGCTGAACCCAATCTtgatttttcttgatatttacaAACATGAG TCTGTAGTTGTCTATCTTCTACTCAAATTTGTTGTGGATTGGGTGGATGGCCAAATCATCTACCTAGAGGCACATGAAACTGCAGCTGTTATTGATTTCTCTATGCGCTTGCTCCAGAGTTATTCTTCTCACAATATTGGCAAG ATTTCAGTTAGTGTTTCAAGCAGCTTAAGGAGTGAAGAAGATACTGAGAAATACAAGGATTTGCGAGCCCTTCTACAACTACTAGCAAGTCTTTGCACTAAGGACATG GTTGATTTCTCATCAGAACCCGTCGAGTCTCATGGTACAAGCATTTCTAAG GTAGTCTATATGGGTCTTCACATAGTTACCCCTCTGATTACCCTGGAACTGTTGAAATATCCCAAGCTTTGTCATGAT TATTTCTCTCTTCTGTCACACTTGTTGGAGGTTTATCCTGAAATGGTCATGCAATTGAACAATGAAGCCTTTATACATATTGTTGGAACTCTTGATTTTGGTCTTCATCATCAG GACTCAGAAGTAGTTGATTTGTGTCTAAGAGCTCTGAAGGCACTTTCATCCTATCATTACAAGGAAACTGGAGCTGGTAAATCTGGGTTAGGCTCATATGCATCAGGTTATGAGGACCTTGCTGGAAATAGTCAAGAAGGAATTCTTGGACGGTTCCTCCACTCATTGCTGCAATTTCTCGTTTTTGGGGATTACAG CAACGATCTTGTCAGTGCTGCTGCAGATGCTCTTCTGCCGCTGATCCTGTGTGAACAAAGTATCTACCAG AGATTGGCTAACGAGTTAATTGAAAGTCAGGGGAACCCCGCATTTAGGTCAAGGTTGGCAAATGCTTTTCAATTCCTTACAAGCGCGAACAACCTGTCGTCCACACTTGACCGCAGAAATTACcaaaagttcagaaaaaatCTACAGAGTTTTCTGGTGGAAGTTCGTGGATTTCTTCGTACTATTTGA
- the LOC113730598 gene encoding uncharacterized protein isoform X2 — protein MNQSYQNTAPPDLAHLQATMRTIELACSSIQMHVNPSAAEATILSLSQSPQPYQACQFILENSQMPNARFQAAGAIRDAAIREWGFLSTDDKKGLISFCLCFVMQHASSAEGYVQAKVASVAAQLLKRGWLEFTAADKGTFFSQVNQAVAGSHGLDMQFAGIIFLESLVSEFSPSTSTAMGLPKEFHDQCQTSLELDYLKSLYGWAQDAASSVTNRIIASDSAIPEAKVCSAALRLMLQILNWDFRCSKSTVEIGRRGMGVLGVKNDSYSARKTECNLVQPGPSWCDVLITSGHVGWLLRLYGALRQKFSCKGYWLDCPLAVSARKLIVQFCSLTGNIFPADNGHMQGQHLLQLLSGVVEWIDPPDAVAKSIQNGKSDSELLDGCHALLSMAAVTSPLMFDQLLKPIRPYGTLHLLYALMSEVVKDIMENHTEEETWSWVARDVLLDTWTTILMLLDSTSRDALLPSEGISAAANLFALIVESELKAASASAFSDDNDADYFQASITAMDERLSSYALVARAALDATVPLLVRLFSERFARLHQGRGICDPTQILEELYSLLLITGHVLADEWQGETPLVPMAIQTQFMDVVESENHPVVVLSGSIIRFSEQSLDTEMRTSFFSPRLMESFGSWQDGPVLI, from the exons ATGAATCAAAGCTACCAGAATACTGCACCGCCGGATTTGGCTCATCTGCAAGCCACCATGCGTACTATCGAGCTCGCCTGCAGTTCCATACAG ATGCATGTCAATCCATCGGCAGCTGAGGCAACTATTTTGTCATTAAGCCAATCTCCTCAACCATATCAGGCATGCCAATTTATCCTCG AAAATTCTCAGATGCCAAATGCAAGGTTTCAGGCAGCTGGAGCGATTCGGGATGCAGCTATCAGAGAATGGGGTTTCCTATCAACTGATGATAAGAAAGGACTGATAAG CTTTTGTCTGTGCTTTGTAATGCAACATGCCAGTTCAGCTGAAGGCTATGTCCAAGCAAAAGTTGCCTCTGTGGCTGCACAATTGTTGAAGAGGGGTTG GCTAGAATTCACAGCTGCTGACAAGGGAACTTTTTTTTCTCAG GTCAATCAGGCTGTTGCTGGAAGCCATGGTCTTGATATGCAGTTTGCTGGAATAATTTTTCTGGAATCCTTG GTTTCTGAGTTTTCACCCTCTACCTCAACTGCTATGGGCCTTCCCAAAGAGTTTCACGATCAGTGTCAAACATCTTTGGAGCTGGATTATTTGAAG AGCTTATATGGCTGGGCTCAAGATGCTGCTTCAAGTGTCACAAATAGAATAATTGCATCTGACTCTGCCATACCTGAAGCAAAGGTGTGTTCTGCAGCACTCCGTCTTATGCTTCAAATCTTGAACTGGGATTTCCGGTGCAGCAAAAGTACAGTTGAGATTGGCAGGAGAGGCATGGGCGTGTTAGGAGTCAAGAATGACAGCTATTCTGCCAGAAAAACTGAATGTAATTTAGTGCAG CCTGGTCCATCTTGGTGTGATGTGCTCATAACAAGTGGTCATGTTGGATGGCTTTTGAGACTATATGGTGCTTTGCGTCAGAAATTCTCATGTAAAGGTTATTGGCTCGATTGTCCTCTTGCTGTTTCAGCTAGGAAACTCATAGTACAATTCTGCTCCTTGACAGGCAACATATTTCCAGCTG ATAATGGGCACATGCAAGGTCAGCACTTGCTCCAACTGCTCTCTGGGGTTGTAGAATGGATAGACCCTCCTGATGCGGTTGCAAAATCCattcaaaatggaaaaagtGACAG TGAGTTGCTTGATGGATGTCACGCACTTCTATCTATGGCAGCTGTAACTTCTCCACTGATGTTTGACCAACTCTTAAAACCTATAAG GCCTTATGGAACTCTTCATCTTCTGTATGCTTTGATGAGTGAGGTCGTTAAAGACATTATGGAAAATCACACTGAAGAAGAAACATGGAGTTGGGTCGCACGTGATGTCTTGCTAGATACCTGGACAACTATTCTGATG CTATTGGATAGTACTAGTCGTGATGCTTTGCTTCCATCAGAAGGGATCAGTGCCGCTGCCAATCTTTTTGCCTTGATTGTAGAGTCTGAGTTAAAGG CTGCCTCTGCATCTGCCTTCAGTGATGACAATGATGCCGATTACTTTCAGGCTTCCATTACTG ctATGGATGAAAGACTAAGCTCCTACGCTCTTGTTGCTCGAGCAGCTCTAGATGCAACAGTTCCTTTGCTAGTGAGACTTTTTTCTGAGCGTTTTGCAAGGCTTCATCAG GGCAGAGGCATTTGTGATCCAACTCAGATATTGGAAGAGCTTTACTCACTTTTACTGATAACCGGGCATGTTCTGGCTGATGAATGGCAGGGTGAAACACCATTG GTTCCAATGGCTATACAAACCCAATTTATGGATGTGGTGGAATCAGAAAATCATCCAGTTGTTGTACTTTCTGG ATCGATTATAAGGTTCTCGGAACAAAGTTTAGATACAGAGATGAGAACATCATTCTTCAGTCCTCGGCTTATGGAG TCATTTGGTTCCTGGCAAGATGGTCCTGTACTTATTTGA
- the LOC113730598 gene encoding uncharacterized protein isoform X4: protein MNQSYQNTAPPDLAHLQATMRTIELACSSIQMHVNPSAAEATILSLSQSPQPYQACQFILENSQMPNARFQAAGAIRDAAIREWGFLSTDDKKGLISFCLCFVMQHASSAEGYVQAKVASVAAQLLKRGWLEFTAADKGTFFSQVNQAVAGSHGLDMQFAGIIFLESLVSEFSPSTSTAMGLPKEFHDQCQTSLELDYLKVF from the exons ATGAATCAAAGCTACCAGAATACTGCACCGCCGGATTTGGCTCATCTGCAAGCCACCATGCGTACTATCGAGCTCGCCTGCAGTTCCATACAG ATGCATGTCAATCCATCGGCAGCTGAGGCAACTATTTTGTCATTAAGCCAATCTCCTCAACCATATCAGGCATGCCAATTTATCCTCG AAAATTCTCAGATGCCAAATGCAAGGTTTCAGGCAGCTGGAGCGATTCGGGATGCAGCTATCAGAGAATGGGGTTTCCTATCAACTGATGATAAGAAAGGACTGATAAG CTTTTGTCTGTGCTTTGTAATGCAACATGCCAGTTCAGCTGAAGGCTATGTCCAAGCAAAAGTTGCCTCTGTGGCTGCACAATTGTTGAAGAGGGGTTG GCTAGAATTCACAGCTGCTGACAAGGGAACTTTTTTTTCTCAG GTCAATCAGGCTGTTGCTGGAAGCCATGGTCTTGATATGCAGTTTGCTGGAATAATTTTTCTGGAATCCTTG GTTTCTGAGTTTTCACCCTCTACCTCAACTGCTATGGGCCTTCCCAAAGAGTTTCACGATCAGTGTCAAACATCTTTGGAGCTGGATTATTTGAAGGTCTTCTGA
- the LOC113730598 gene encoding uncharacterized protein isoform X3, which produces MNQSYQNTAPPDLAHLQATMRTIELACSSIQMHVNPSAAEATILSLSQSPQPYQACQFILENSQMPNARFQAAGAIRDAAIREWGFLSTDDKKGLISFCLCFVMQHASSAEGYVQAKVASVAAQLLKRGWLEFTAADKGTFFSQVNQAVAGSHGLDMQFAGIIFLESLVSEFSPSTSTAMGLPKEFHDQCQTSLELDYLKSLYGWAQDAASSVTNRIIASDSAIPEAKVCSAALRLMLQILNWDFRCSKSTVEIGRRGMGVLGVKNDSYSARKTECNLVQPGPSWCDVLITSGHVGWLLRLYGALRQKFSCKGYWLDCPLAVSARKLIVQFCSLTGNIFPAVLLSGLVCFWHMVCFYCEPMPRMMDLMDSHVLRSAV; this is translated from the exons ATGAATCAAAGCTACCAGAATACTGCACCGCCGGATTTGGCTCATCTGCAAGCCACCATGCGTACTATCGAGCTCGCCTGCAGTTCCATACAG ATGCATGTCAATCCATCGGCAGCTGAGGCAACTATTTTGTCATTAAGCCAATCTCCTCAACCATATCAGGCATGCCAATTTATCCTCG AAAATTCTCAGATGCCAAATGCAAGGTTTCAGGCAGCTGGAGCGATTCGGGATGCAGCTATCAGAGAATGGGGTTTCCTATCAACTGATGATAAGAAAGGACTGATAAG CTTTTGTCTGTGCTTTGTAATGCAACATGCCAGTTCAGCTGAAGGCTATGTCCAAGCAAAAGTTGCCTCTGTGGCTGCACAATTGTTGAAGAGGGGTTG GCTAGAATTCACAGCTGCTGACAAGGGAACTTTTTTTTCTCAG GTCAATCAGGCTGTTGCTGGAAGCCATGGTCTTGATATGCAGTTTGCTGGAATAATTTTTCTGGAATCCTTG GTTTCTGAGTTTTCACCCTCTACCTCAACTGCTATGGGCCTTCCCAAAGAGTTTCACGATCAGTGTCAAACATCTTTGGAGCTGGATTATTTGAAG AGCTTATATGGCTGGGCTCAAGATGCTGCTTCAAGTGTCACAAATAGAATAATTGCATCTGACTCTGCCATACCTGAAGCAAAGGTGTGTTCTGCAGCACTCCGTCTTATGCTTCAAATCTTGAACTGGGATTTCCGGTGCAGCAAAAGTACAGTTGAGATTGGCAGGAGAGGCATGGGCGTGTTAGGAGTCAAGAATGACAGCTATTCTGCCAGAAAAACTGAATGTAATTTAGTGCAG CCTGGTCCATCTTGGTGTGATGTGCTCATAACAAGTGGTCATGTTGGATGGCTTTTGAGACTATATGGTGCTTTGCGTCAGAAATTCTCATGTAAAGGTTATTGGCTCGATTGTCCTCTTGCTGTTTCAGCTAGGAAACTCATAGTACAATTCTGCTCCTTGACAGGCAACATATTTCCAGCTG TACTCCTATCTGGACTTGTCTGCTTTTGGCATATGGTGTGCTTTTATTGCGAGCCAATGCCCAGAATGATGGATCTTATGGATAGCCATGTCCTGAGATCTGCTGTGTAG
- the LOC113730599 gene encoding uncharacterized protein isoform X1, translating to MSSTSAAAASSSSSAASSQFTYTTGTYFPTPFHLQQPQTYVAAAAAASIPQFPAPPPAVPHVYPAPATVYSLPQYQQAQQLFQRDAQTITPEALESVKAALASSEIEHKAETKKKAVPRKAAGQAWEDPTLADWPENDSRLFCGDLGNEVNDDVLSKAFSRFPSFNMARVVRDKRTGKTKGYGFVSFSNPSDLAAALKEMNGKYVGNRPIKLRKSKWTERTNFAALEKQKSHPQKKPKLAKKFVMHK from the exons ATGTCGTCGACATCGGCTGCTGCAGCTTCTTCTTCATCCTCAGCGGCGTCGTCTCAATTCACCTACACTACCGGCACGTACTTTCCGACTCCGTTTCACCTACAACAGCCGCAAACCTATGTGGCTGCTGCCGCTGCCGCTTCAATTCCGCAATTTCCTGCTCCTCCTCCTGCGGTTCCCCACGTTTATCCTGCTCCCGCTACCGTGTACTCCCTCCCTCAGTATCAACAG GCCCAGCAATTATTTCAAAGGGATGCACAAACAATAACACCTGAAGCGCTAGAGAGTGTGAAAGCTGCGCTTGCAAGTAGTGAGATTGAGCACAAGGCCGAGACTAAGAAGAAAGCAGTACCTCGTAAGGCAGCAGGGCAGGCATGGGAGGATCCTACACTTGCAGATTGGCCAGAGA ATGATTCTCGTTTGTTCTGTGGTGATCTTGGTAATGAGGTGAATGATGATGTTCTATCCAAAGCATTTTCAAGATTTCCATCTTTTAACATGGCCAGG GTTGTAAGAGATAAGCGGACTGGCAAAACCAAAGGTTATGGATTTGTAAGTTTTTCAAACCCTTCAGACCTTGCTGCAGCGCTTAAAGAAATGAATG GTAAATATGTTGGAAATCGGCCAATCAAACTCCGCAAGAGCAAGTGGACTGAGAGAACAAACTTTGCAGCTTTAGAAAAGCAGAAG AGCCATCCTCAAAAGAAACCCAAGTTGGCGAAGAAGTTTGTGATGCACAAGTGA
- the LOC113730599 gene encoding uncharacterized protein isoform X2: protein MSSTSAAAASSSSSAASSQFTYTTGTYFPTPFHLQQPQTYVAAAAAASIPQFPAPPPAVPHVYPAPATVYSLPQYQQAQQLFQRDAQTITPEALESVKAALASSEIEHKAETKKKAVPRKAAGQAWEDPTLADWPENDSRLFCGDLGNEVNDDVLSKAFSRFPSFNMARILF from the exons ATGTCGTCGACATCGGCTGCTGCAGCTTCTTCTTCATCCTCAGCGGCGTCGTCTCAATTCACCTACACTACCGGCACGTACTTTCCGACTCCGTTTCACCTACAACAGCCGCAAACCTATGTGGCTGCTGCCGCTGCCGCTTCAATTCCGCAATTTCCTGCTCCTCCTCCTGCGGTTCCCCACGTTTATCCTGCTCCCGCTACCGTGTACTCCCTCCCTCAGTATCAACAG GCCCAGCAATTATTTCAAAGGGATGCACAAACAATAACACCTGAAGCGCTAGAGAGTGTGAAAGCTGCGCTTGCAAGTAGTGAGATTGAGCACAAGGCCGAGACTAAGAAGAAAGCAGTACCTCGTAAGGCAGCAGGGCAGGCATGGGAGGATCCTACACTTGCAGATTGGCCAGAGA ATGATTCTCGTTTGTTCTGTGGTGATCTTGGTAATGAGGTGAATGATGATGTTCTATCCAAAGCATTTTCAAGATTTCCATCTTTTAACATGGCCAGG ATATTATTTTGA